A window of the Thiomicrospira microaerophila genome harbors these coding sequences:
- the lexA gene encoding transcriptional repressor LexA, protein MANVAYLIPKRQQKLQLQQTDPLEMLDVEFVEIPLLGWTSAGMPIQMEMDYDTVSVPKPLAQKETFALRVKGNSMIDEHIQDGDIVIIERRNSAENGESVVVRINNEEVTMKKLYVEASGVRLQPANPEMKPIILKNEDIEILGIVRGILRQS, encoded by the coding sequence ATGGCTAATGTTGCTTACCTTATTCCTAAACGCCAACAAAAACTGCAATTACAGCAGACTGATCCATTGGAAATGCTGGATGTAGAATTCGTTGAAATTCCTTTACTGGGTTGGACATCGGCAGGCATGCCGATTCAGATGGAAATGGATTATGATACGGTTTCGGTTCCGAAACCCCTAGCACAAAAAGAAACCTTTGCGCTAAGAGTTAAAGGCAACTCGATGATTGACGAGCATATTCAAGACGGCGATATTGTAATTATTGAACGACGCAATTCAGCAGAGAATGGTGAATCGGTGGTCGTGCGTATTAACAATGAAGAAGTAACCATGAAAAAACTTTATGTTGAAGCCAGCGGGGTACGTCTTCAACCGGCGAACCCTGAAATGAAACCGATTATCCTCAAAAACGAAGATATCGAAATCTTAGGTATTGTCCGTGGGATCTTACGTCAATCATGA
- the ligA gene encoding NAD-dependent DNA ligase LigA, which yields MIPIAEQVAQLREQLESHNYAYYVLDEPSISDAQYDALYRQLIALETEHPELITTESPTQRVGGKVKSGFQEVRHTVPMLSLDNAFSDEELAEFNQRVAARLSKQIPLVYAAEPKMDGLAVNLRYQQGRLVQAATRGDGELGEDVTHNVRTIRAIPLKLCGSGWPDVLEVRGEVFMHKAALDKINQAQLERGDRPFANPRNAAAGSLRQLDPTITAQRPLSFFCYGWGQVSDDFKLPACYSEMLDLLKTWGLPINPLASLVEDQAGLVNYYQDLFALRATLPYEIDGIVYKLDRLEGQQALGFTSKFPRWAIARKFPAQEVWTKLLAIDVQVGRTGALTPVARLEPVLVGGVMVSNATLHNMDEIKRRDVRIGDTVIVRRAGDVIPEVVAPVLSQRPENTALFEMPVACPECGSDVVKELDKAVYCCTGGLFCPAQRKRALAHFVSRKAMDIQGLGEKLIDQLVSAGLVAHPDDFYKLNSDELLQLERMASKSAQKVIDAIDASKSTTLPRFIYALGIPEVGEVTAKNLAQHFKTLDALMQASLKQLLSVADVGEIVAHHLIQFFAQAHNLEVIEGLLSAGVSWPLIETPISSLDSVFSGKTCVLTGSLQQMTREQAKAELENLGAKVSSAISAKTDYLIAGEKAGSKLAKAEVLGVNVLTEAEFIELLGEQLDG from the coding sequence ATGATCCCTATTGCCGAGCAGGTTGCGCAACTTCGTGAACAACTGGAGTCGCATAACTACGCTTACTATGTTCTAGACGAACCCAGTATTTCTGATGCTCAGTATGATGCATTGTATCGACAGCTTATTGCGCTCGAAACTGAACATCCTGAGCTTATCACAACCGAATCACCAACCCAACGCGTTGGCGGCAAAGTAAAGTCCGGTTTTCAGGAGGTGCGCCATACTGTTCCGATGCTATCGCTGGATAATGCATTTAGTGATGAAGAATTAGCTGAGTTTAATCAGCGTGTGGCTGCTCGCTTGTCTAAGCAGATTCCGCTTGTTTATGCTGCTGAGCCCAAAATGGATGGCTTAGCGGTTAATTTGCGGTATCAGCAGGGACGATTGGTTCAGGCGGCAACCCGAGGCGATGGTGAGTTAGGCGAGGACGTAACGCATAACGTGCGAACCATTCGTGCTATTCCGCTTAAACTTTGTGGCTCAGGCTGGCCTGACGTCTTGGAGGTGCGTGGTGAAGTGTTTATGCATAAAGCCGCACTCGATAAAATTAACCAGGCGCAGTTAGAAAGAGGGGATAGACCTTTTGCTAATCCACGAAATGCTGCTGCAGGCAGTTTGCGTCAGTTAGATCCGACGATTACTGCTCAGCGACCTTTAAGCTTTTTTTGTTACGGCTGGGGTCAAGTCAGTGATGATTTTAAACTGCCTGCTTGCTATAGCGAAATGTTAGACTTGCTAAAAACCTGGGGCTTGCCAATTAATCCTTTGGCTAGTCTGGTGGAGGATCAAGCAGGCCTGGTGAACTACTATCAGGATTTATTTGCTTTACGTGCTACGCTTCCCTATGAGATTGATGGCATTGTTTATAAGCTAGATCGGCTTGAGGGTCAGCAGGCTTTAGGTTTTACATCAAAGTTTCCACGTTGGGCGATTGCACGTAAGTTTCCGGCTCAGGAGGTTTGGACCAAATTGTTAGCGATTGATGTCCAAGTCGGACGAACCGGCGCATTAACCCCGGTCGCGCGTTTAGAGCCGGTGTTAGTCGGTGGTGTTATGGTATCTAATGCCACCTTACATAATATGGATGAAATCAAGCGCAGGGATGTGCGTATTGGTGACACGGTGATTGTTCGGCGCGCTGGTGATGTGATTCCTGAAGTGGTGGCACCGGTTTTGAGTCAGCGACCCGAAAATACCGCTTTGTTTGAAATGCCGGTTGCTTGTCCTGAATGTGGCTCCGATGTGGTTAAAGAACTAGATAAGGCGGTCTATTGTTGCACTGGTGGTTTATTTTGCCCTGCACAGCGTAAGCGCGCCTTAGCCCATTTTGTTTCGCGTAAAGCGATGGATATTCAGGGCTTGGGTGAAAAGTTGATTGATCAGCTGGTTTCAGCAGGCCTGGTTGCCCACCCTGATGATTTTTATAAACTCAATAGTGATGAATTGCTTCAGTTAGAGCGTATGGCAAGCAAGTCGGCGCAAAAGGTGATTGATGCGATTGATGCTTCAAAGTCAACGACGTTACCGCGTTTTATTTATGCCTTAGGCATCCCTGAAGTCGGTGAGGTGACAGCCAAAAATCTGGCACAGCATTTTAAAACACTCGATGCCCTCATGCAGGCAAGCCTAAAACAACTGCTGTCTGTAGCGGATGTGGGGGAGATTGTAGCGCATCATTTGATACAGTTTTTTGCCCAAGCCCATAACCTTGAGGTGATTGAGGGCTTATTGTCTGCCGGGGTAAGTTGGCCATTGATTGAAACACCGATCAGTTCGTTGGATTCGGTATTCAGTGGAAAAACCTGTGTTTTGACAGGAAGTTTACAGCAGATGACACGCGAGCAGGCTAAAGCTGAACTTGAAAACTTAGGCGCTAAGGTGTCGAGCGCGATTTCTGCTAAGACGGATTATCTGATTGCCGGTGAAAAAGCCGGCTCAAAGTTGGCCAAAGCCGAGGTTTTGGGGGTCAATGTTTTGACCGAAGCGGAATTTATTGAATTACTAGGAGAGCAGCTGGATGGTTAG
- a CDS encoding cell division protein ZipA C-terminal FtsZ-binding domain-containing protein, whose product MNELQQVLLVFAVIVVVGLYFFSRQRNQRNRSEDREQPVAKQNPTDKLKQKFSHGFSASSEPNSEQPSPAKNPAMAGKTQEELDFESRQALLKFEEPLPEVYPFDPIPQNTYPTEQAKPVEAVADTTPKHKVIEIDDLEWVEDRYPSSYKTPSQSHVETKATSSKTSQQEPEIYAILVLFTQVDMSVNKLMKHLQGVGLVYDERGIYVKKVSNRVVVKVANVMEPGLFPAEPDETMTTPGIALILELPSHIPAPGAMEELIMTSRRISQGLNGRMYDMQRHLLRESDIQTMREAALDYESKKL is encoded by the coding sequence ATGAATGAGTTACAGCAGGTTTTGCTGGTGTTCGCAGTGATCGTTGTGGTCGGTTTATATTTTTTTAGCCGCCAGCGCAACCAGCGTAATAGATCAGAGGATAGAGAGCAGCCGGTAGCAAAACAGAACCCTACTGATAAACTCAAACAGAAATTTTCTCATGGCTTCTCCGCTTCGTCTGAGCCAAATAGTGAGCAGCCGTCTCCAGCAAAAAACCCTGCAATGGCTGGTAAAACACAAGAGGAACTTGATTTTGAAAGCCGTCAAGCACTGCTTAAATTTGAGGAACCCTTGCCAGAAGTTTATCCATTTGACCCTATCCCTCAAAATACTTATCCGACTGAGCAGGCAAAACCGGTTGAAGCGGTAGCTGATACAACACCTAAGCACAAGGTCATTGAAATTGATGATCTTGAGTGGGTGGAAGATCGTTATCCTTCTTCTTACAAAACACCTAGCCAATCCCATGTTGAGACTAAAGCCACTAGTTCAAAAACCAGTCAACAAGAACCTGAGATTTATGCCATTCTGGTTTTGTTTACACAGGTAGATATGTCAGTGAATAAACTGATGAAACATTTACAAGGCGTGGGTTTGGTTTATGACGAGCGTGGTATTTACGTCAAAAAAGTGAGTAATCGCGTAGTGGTTAAGGTTGCCAATGTGATGGAACCGGGTCTGTTTCCTGCTGAACCTGACGAAACCATGACTACACCGGGTATAGCCTTGATTTTGGAACTGCCCTCGCATATTCCGGCACCCGGAGCCATGGAAGAGTTAATTATGACGTCACGTCGAATTTCTCAAGGGTTAAATGGACGCATGTATGATATGCAACGTCATTTACTTCGTGAATCAGATATTCAAACGATGCGCGAAGCGGCTTTAGATTATGAATCCAAAAAACTCTAG
- a CDS encoding DNA internalization-related competence protein ComEC/Rec2 gives MFIAFSLGFVGVVFSLFQAASWPSVVYLLPITLVMLLGYRFKKPWLFHFAGGIIIGWIILSVFVFFSPSIPEEQTYQTLWAEGRVVSLVEERPWQKGQVAMTRMEFKIERLQSHPELNQSDYHQAWLGLKPKIRLSCYRCDWQPRVDEVWFLPIRIKLIHGSMNPAGFDYEAWAYQQGLSASGYVRIQEAEPLLLERAYSYQRLREAFAQALTPFLDASLFKGIYQALLYADRQAISAEEWEVMRATGTIHLMAISGLHMALVALMVYGLGAGVWRLPFKQFEQYPVQWFGAALAVVLVTLYGFLAGFTIPTQRAWIMVMVGVLFVVIRRKFQPWSVLLLAAFLVVLWHPPSVLAQGFWLSFLAVALIFAWLKTPWSANRPAWQQAIVIQFVLSVGLIPALWWFHQQVPVYSVLANLIAVPFVSFIGLPLLFISALLSLIFPSIAPQLAWLNDQAWYWPWWFLERLASLPASEMSLIPIALWLVVLMYLLVFWALLADQVWQKVLAILVLLVLLLWPRQYEAIPEGHFRLTLFDVGQGQALVIETADHLMVYDTGPRFGDRMDASLTAITPYLKSRGVKAIDLLMVSHADNDHAGGTRRLIDDWPIRSKLSGEPERLESVYGVSGFYACDANQAWSWDGVVFNVLSPGAFAVHESNDYSCVLLVTSGRQSLMITGDLNGRFERRLVEYYGAEALRAQVLVAGHHGSRHSTYAEFLSAVNPQKVLFTAGYRNRFNFPHPDVLGRVEGQGADWLNTACQGAIQLDFSPADWHLVQTSRQQKKRWFHHQCPE, from the coding sequence ATGTTTATTGCATTTTCACTCGGGTTTGTTGGTGTTGTTTTTTCGTTGTTTCAAGCAGCAAGTTGGCCGTCGGTGGTCTATTTGTTGCCCATTACTCTAGTGATGCTGCTTGGCTATCGATTTAAAAAACCTTGGCTGTTTCATTTTGCCGGCGGCATTATTATAGGCTGGATTATCCTCAGCGTGTTTGTGTTTTTTAGCCCTAGTATTCCAGAAGAGCAAACCTATCAAACCCTTTGGGCAGAAGGCCGCGTGGTCAGTTTAGTAGAAGAGCGGCCTTGGCAAAAAGGCCAGGTTGCGATGACTAGAATGGAGTTTAAAATTGAGCGCCTGCAGAGTCATCCTGAATTGAATCAATCAGATTACCACCAGGCCTGGTTGGGCTTAAAACCAAAAATACGCTTGAGTTGTTATCGCTGTGATTGGCAGCCTAGAGTCGATGAAGTATGGTTTTTACCGATTCGAATTAAATTGATTCATGGTTCGATGAATCCAGCGGGATTTGATTATGAAGCTTGGGCTTATCAGCAGGGTTTGTCTGCCAGTGGATACGTTCGTATCCAAGAAGCTGAACCTTTATTGCTGGAGCGAGCCTATAGCTATCAGCGACTGCGTGAAGCGTTTGCCCAAGCTTTAACTCCTTTTTTAGACGCTTCGCTGTTTAAGGGTATTTATCAAGCTTTGCTCTATGCGGATCGACAAGCGATTTCAGCGGAGGAGTGGGAAGTCATGCGGGCTACCGGAACCATTCATTTAATGGCCATTTCAGGTTTGCATATGGCCCTAGTTGCTTTAATGGTTTATGGTTTGGGGGCAGGGGTTTGGCGTTTACCCTTTAAGCAATTTGAGCAATATCCGGTGCAATGGTTTGGTGCCGCCTTGGCTGTGGTGTTGGTGACCTTGTATGGTTTTTTAGCGGGTTTTACCATACCTACGCAGCGTGCGTGGATTATGGTGATGGTTGGGGTGCTGTTTGTCGTGATACGTCGCAAGTTTCAGCCCTGGTCGGTGTTATTGTTGGCGGCGTTTTTAGTGGTGTTGTGGCACCCACCAAGTGTTTTGGCACAGGGGTTTTGGTTGTCTTTTTTGGCGGTGGCGTTGATTTTTGCTTGGCTTAAAACACCTTGGTCTGCAAACAGACCCGCTTGGCAGCAGGCAATTGTGATTCAATTCGTGTTGTCGGTGGGTTTAATCCCTGCACTTTGGTGGTTTCACCAACAGGTGCCCGTTTATAGCGTGTTGGCGAATTTAATCGCAGTGCCTTTTGTGAGTTTTATTGGTTTGCCTCTGCTATTTATTAGTGCCTTGTTGAGTTTGATTTTTCCTTCGATAGCCCCCCAGCTTGCTTGGTTGAACGACCAGGCCTGGTACTGGCCTTGGTGGTTTTTAGAGCGTTTAGCGAGCTTGCCCGCCAGCGAAATGAGCTTGATTCCGATTGCACTTTGGCTGGTTGTGTTAATGTATTTGTTGGTGTTTTGGGCATTGTTAGCAGATCAAGTCTGGCAGAAAGTTTTGGCTATTTTGGTTTTGTTAGTCTTACTGCTTTGGCCTAGACAGTATGAGGCTATCCCCGAAGGTCACTTTCGCTTAACTCTGTTTGACGTAGGCCAGGGGCAGGCTTTGGTGATTGAAACCGCTGATCATCTAATGGTTTATGATACTGGGCCGCGCTTTGGAGATCGGATGGATGCTAGTCTGACGGCCATCACACCCTATTTAAAAAGTCGGGGTGTGAAGGCGATTGATTTGTTAATGGTGAGTCATGCCGATAATGACCATGCGGGTGGTACACGCCGGTTGATTGATGATTGGCCGATTCGCTCTAAATTAAGTGGTGAGCCTGAGCGACTTGAATCCGTTTATGGCGTAAGCGGATTTTATGCTTGTGATGCCAACCAGGCCTGGTCATGGGATGGAGTGGTGTTTAATGTCTTGTCGCCAGGTGCTTTTGCAGTGCACGAGTCGAATGATTATTCATGTGTGCTTCTGGTAACTTCAGGCCGCCAGAGTTTAATGATTACCGGTGATCTAAATGGTCGGTTTGAACGCAGGTTGGTTGAGTATTATGGTGCCGAGGCATTGCGAGCGCAGGTTTTGGTTGCCGGTCATCATGGCAGTCGTCATTCAACTTATGCTGAATTTTTATCTGCCGTCAATCCGCAAAAAGTCCTGTTCACAGCCGGTTACCGCAATCGATTTAATTTTCCGCATCCTGACGTATTAGGTCGAGTAGAGGGACAGGGTGCAGATTGGCTTAATACCGCCTGTCAAGGCGCGATTCAGTTGGATTTTTCTCCGGCAGACTGGCATCTGGTGCAAACAAGTCGGCAGCAGAAAAAACGTTGGTTCCATCATCAGTGTCCTGAATAA
- a CDS encoding DMT family transporter has protein sequence MPVLLAYFAVIAIWTTTPLAIQWSGQADWFFGVAARLILSAVLILPFALLFSKQRFALNLSAIKVYAAASIGLLGGMTPVYWAAQTMPSGWIALIWGMTPIATGLLIYFLLGHERLSLSKWLGIGLSLLGLVALFVPNLEPSESRLQLMGLMLALVGVFFHSLSTVLVKKSQHNLPPLHVVTGALWITAVVFLIFKPKVLLDWPELETHSLIAISYLVIIGSVIGFALYYYVLKHMDAMRLGLIPMITPVFALILGYWINNEALNWSIWLGAGLVVLGLVLFELERFYRSLKHSKLKTSLTAKKDDAPAP, from the coding sequence ATGCCTGTCCTCTTGGCGTACTTTGCAGTTATTGCGATCTGGACCACCACACCCTTAGCGATTCAATGGAGTGGCCAAGCCGATTGGTTTTTTGGTGTCGCAGCACGGTTGATTTTAAGTGCCGTGCTTATCCTGCCTTTTGCATTACTATTCAGCAAACAACGTTTTGCACTTAACCTATCCGCGATCAAAGTCTATGCCGCTGCATCCATAGGTTTACTTGGCGGGATGACTCCGGTTTATTGGGCAGCGCAAACCATGCCCTCCGGCTGGATTGCGCTGATTTGGGGCATGACCCCGATCGCCACAGGTTTACTTATCTATTTTCTACTGGGTCATGAGCGCTTGTCGTTAAGCAAATGGCTAGGCATAGGCTTAAGTCTTCTTGGCCTGGTTGCTTTGTTTGTACCCAACCTTGAACCCAGCGAATCGCGATTACAATTAATGGGCTTGATGCTGGCACTGGTCGGTGTATTTTTTCACTCACTCAGTACCGTACTGGTTAAGAAATCTCAACATAACCTGCCCCCTCTGCATGTAGTGACCGGCGCACTTTGGATTACTGCGGTGGTGTTTTTGATCTTCAAACCTAAGGTACTACTGGACTGGCCGGAACTTGAAACCCATAGCCTAATAGCGATTAGCTATCTGGTAATCATTGGGTCAGTGATTGGTTTTGCACTCTACTATTACGTGCTGAAGCACATGGATGCAATGCGGCTTGGGCTTATTCCTATGATTACCCCAGTTTTTGCACTCATCCTCGGCTATTGGATTAACAATGAGGCATTAAACTGGTCGATATGGCTAGGAGCAGGCCTGGTTGTTTTAGGGCTGGTTTTATTTGAATTAGAGCGTTTTTATCGAAGCCTAAAACATTCTAAGCTAAAAACCAGCTTAACGGCTAAAAAGGACGACGCCCCCGCCCCCTAG
- a CDS encoding DUF2062 domain-containing protein, with the protein MAKKLLRKWMPDPKKLYNIQGFNRIAHWFQDPNLWHLNRNSVAKAFFIGPFWAAMPMPWQMLTSAITAMLLRSNLPLSVALVWISNPITMGPIWYFNYRIGALLLDEHAKDNIKFEMTLDWLGHTFIAIWQPLLLGSFVVGLALGSIGYLTIHVLWRVQVNLSWRKRLNNRRFKKLFKKPKKQALIDTIHKPKKTDSI; encoded by the coding sequence ATGGCAAAAAAACTCTTAAGAAAATGGATGCCCGATCCCAAAAAGCTCTATAACATTCAAGGCTTTAATCGGATAGCGCACTGGTTTCAAGACCCAAACCTTTGGCACTTAAACCGCAATTCGGTGGCTAAGGCCTTTTTTATTGGTCCTTTTTGGGCAGCGATGCCGATGCCTTGGCAAATGTTGACTTCCGCAATCACCGCAATGTTACTTAGGTCTAATTTACCACTAAGTGTTGCGCTTGTGTGGATTAGTAATCCGATTACCATGGGACCTATTTGGTATTTTAATTATCGGATAGGTGCATTACTGCTAGACGAGCATGCCAAAGATAATATTAAATTTGAAATGACTTTAGACTGGCTTGGTCACACTTTTATTGCGATCTGGCAGCCATTATTACTAGGAAGTTTCGTCGTAGGTTTAGCCCTTGGCAGTATCGGATACTTGACTATTCATGTTCTATGGCGCGTACAAGTTAACTTAAGTTGGCGAAAGCGCCTGAATAATCGGCGGTTTAAAAAACTGTTTAAGAAACCTAAAAAACAAGCCTTGATCGACACGATTCACAAGCCGAAAAAAACTGACTCAATTTAA
- a CDS encoding YciI family protein yields MLFSIFAYDVEDSLALRQQARPAHIARLESLDQAGRLVLAGPNPNLEGEGFSGSLIVAEFDNIEQADQWANEDPYLSAGVYDRVEVKPFKQVFPKT; encoded by the coding sequence ATGCTTTTTTCAATCTTTGCTTATGATGTCGAAGACAGTCTAGCCTTAAGGCAACAAGCACGCCCTGCACACATCGCGCGCTTAGAGTCGCTTGATCAAGCTGGTCGATTGGTGCTAGCCGGCCCTAACCCGAACCTCGAGGGCGAAGGCTTTAGCGGCAGTTTAATTGTTGCTGAATTTGACAACATCGAACAAGCCGACCAATGGGCCAATGAAGACCCCTATCTAAGTGCCGGCGTATACGACCGAGTGGAAGTCAAACCTTTCAAACAAGTTTTTCCCAAAACTTAA
- a CDS encoding PHP domain-containing protein, with product MKVDFHCHTNASDGSLSPMAIIDLAVDKQLAMLAITDHDTTAGFEAAFDYALDKGLHLISGVEMSVMWQGRSIHIVGLNVDVNNAALQTFLASIRESRWQRVEMINQKLIKRGHPCLLDRVRQMVGEGVVARPHVADVLIERGYVKDIQQAFDRFLKNGRPAYVAESWPALAEGVKRITEAGGVAVMAHPEKYSMTSRKLNLMLTDFAAAGGKGIEVVTSPYRTSTSVGMADRAKRYGFYASMGSDFHNPNHKWRNLGWLADLPDGVTPIYQAW from the coding sequence ATGAAAGTTGATTTTCACTGTCATACCAATGCGTCAGATGGAAGCTTGTCACCGATGGCGATCATTGATCTAGCGGTGGATAAGCAGTTAGCTATGTTAGCGATTACCGATCACGATACGACTGCTGGCTTTGAAGCGGCATTTGACTATGCGCTTGATAAGGGATTGCATTTGATATCAGGCGTTGAAATGTCAGTCATGTGGCAAGGGCGGAGTATTCATATCGTTGGTTTGAATGTGGATGTTAATAACGCTGCATTACAAACTTTTTTGGCTTCGATTCGTGAATCCCGTTGGCAGCGCGTTGAGATGATCAATCAAAAGCTGATTAAGCGAGGACATCCTTGCCTGCTTGATCGTGTCAGACAGATGGTAGGCGAGGGCGTGGTCGCACGTCCTCATGTTGCAGACGTTCTCATTGAGCGGGGTTATGTTAAAGACATTCAACAGGCTTTTGATCGTTTTTTAAAGAATGGTCGTCCGGCTTACGTGGCAGAATCTTGGCCGGCTTTGGCTGAGGGGGTTAAAAGGATTACTGAAGCCGGTGGGGTAGCGGTGATGGCGCATCCTGAAAAGTATTCGATGACCAGTCGAAAGCTTAATTTAATGTTGACGGATTTTGCAGCGGCAGGGGGTAAAGGGATTGAAGTCGTTACCTCACCTTATCGTACCTCAACCTCAGTGGGTATGGCCGACCGTGCCAAGCGCTATGGTTTTTATGCTTCTATGGGCTCAGATTTTCACAATCCTAATCATAAATGGCGTAATTTGGGTTGGTTAGCCGATTTACCCGACGGAGTAACGCCTATCTACCAGGCCTGGTAA
- a CDS encoding asparaginase domain-containing protein: MKPTSSSIALLACGGTLDKDYNPLTGELVFSQSCLAEMLQQANHQLNIRLETLMLKDSLEMTEQDRETLYQACLTSTESAIIVTHGTDTMTDSAEYLLARTEHLKTKTIVLTGAMRPFKLSQSDAMFNLGSACLAVQLAQPGIYITMNGQLFTAGQVKKNRQLGIFSD, encoded by the coding sequence ATGAAACCGACCAGTTCATCTATCGCCCTGCTTGCATGTGGCGGCACCCTTGACAAGGACTATAACCCACTGACGGGCGAATTGGTTTTTAGCCAAAGCTGTTTAGCCGAAATGCTCCAACAGGCCAACCATCAATTAAACATTCGGCTAGAAACGCTGATGCTTAAAGACAGTCTGGAAATGACCGAACAGGATCGTGAAACACTTTACCAGGCCTGCTTAACGTCTACTGAATCAGCCATTATTGTTACCCACGGCACCGACACCATGACCGATTCCGCTGAATACCTTCTGGCACGTACCGAACATTTAAAAACAAAAACGATTGTATTGACCGGTGCAATGCGCCCTTTTAAATTAAGTCAATCCGATGCGATGTTTAATCTTGGCAGTGCTTGCCTGGCCGTTCAATTGGCACAGCCAGGCATCTACATCACCATGAACGGCCAACTTTTTACCGCCGGACAGGTTAAGAAAAATCGCCAGCTTGGCATCTTCTCCGATTAA
- the yjgA gene encoding ribosome biogenesis factor YjgA — translation MVRPRNVNRGTRKKPVPEWEQEEFSSRTDIKLAAQEVTDIGSYLGELSESQLKKMGLHSELLEALLLFKKMDAGPAIRRQRQFIGKWLRQHEEELAEIRARIEEMEERAKQQNLHFQKLERWRDRLLAEGDEALNALLEDFPQADRTLLRQHIRNAQKEAEQQKPPKSARAIFQYLRGLEW, via the coding sequence ATGGTTAGACCGCGTAACGTAAATCGGGGAACCCGAAAAAAACCGGTGCCGGAATGGGAACAGGAGGAGTTTAGTAGCCGAACGGATATTAAACTAGCTGCGCAGGAAGTGACCGATATAGGGAGTTACTTAGGCGAACTGAGTGAAAGTCAGTTAAAGAAAATGGGTTTACACTCTGAGCTGCTTGAGGCCTTGTTGTTGTTTAAAAAAATGGATGCCGGGCCTGCCATTCGTCGTCAGCGACAATTTATTGGAAAGTGGTTGCGTCAGCATGAAGAAGAATTGGCGGAGATTCGTGCGCGTATTGAGGAGATGGAAGAAAGGGCTAAGCAGCAAAACCTGCATTTTCAGAAGTTGGAGCGCTGGCGTGATCGTTTATTGGCAGAGGGAGATGAAGCCCTTAATGCTCTGCTGGAGGATTTTCCGCAAGCGGATCGGACCTTGCTTCGCCAGCACATACGCAATGCTCAAAAAGAAGCCGAGCAACAAAAGCCGCCTAAATCAGCAAGGGCTATTTTTCAGTATCTAAGAGGCTTGGAGTGGTAG
- a CDS encoding septation protein A, producing MKLLFDLFPVILFFIAYKMYDIYVATGVAIIATIGQVSYLYARYKKVEKIHLITLALIVVLGGATIILQDEAFIAWKPTVVNWGFALVFLASHYVFGNKPIVRRMMESMIQLPDAVWIRLSYLWIGFFVFSGLINLWVYYNFSLDAWVNFKLFGLMGLTLVFILIQGVYISRYTKDTDDNETESEQTQTLETVKPQEKTEKN from the coding sequence ATGAAACTTTTATTTGATCTATTTCCGGTTATTCTATTTTTTATCGCCTACAAAATGTATGACATCTACGTCGCCACAGGGGTCGCGATTATTGCCACCATTGGTCAAGTCAGTTATCTATACGCACGTTATAAAAAAGTTGAAAAAATACATTTAATTACGCTAGCGCTCATCGTTGTCCTCGGCGGTGCAACCATCATTCTTCAGGACGAAGCCTTTATTGCTTGGAAGCCTACCGTCGTTAATTGGGGCTTTGCACTGGTATTCCTAGCCAGTCATTATGTATTTGGTAACAAACCGATCGTTCGGCGCATGATGGAATCCATGATTCAACTGCCGGATGCGGTATGGATTCGATTGAGTTACCTATGGATTGGCTTCTTTGTTTTCTCGGGATTAATTAATCTTTGGGTTTACTATAATTTCTCTCTTGATGCCTGGGTCAACTTTAAACTGTTTGGTTTAATGGGGCTCACTCTAGTATTTATCTTGATTCAGGGCGTTTATATTAGCCGCTATACCAAAGACACCGACGATAACGAAACAGAAAGCGAACAGACACAAACCCTTGAAACCGTTAAACCCCAAGAAAAGACGGAGAAGAATTAA